A region of Actinomycetota bacterium DNA encodes the following proteins:
- a CDS encoding DegT/DnrJ/EryC1/StrS family aminotransferase codes for MPQLDRIPFARTEISPEARAAVDRVLASGWVTTGPEVAAFEAEFAEWVGAGHAVAVASCTAAIELALRALRLPPGSKVLTSTMTFCGAVNAILHAGLHPVLCDVNPDTLMPDAATTGRAVRDAGGAIAAMVVVHFAGHPAPVHEMARAAGLPLERVVEDAAHALGTRVGEQEVGTISAATCFSFYATKNLPIGEGGMVTTDDAAIADHVRRSRLHGMSRDAWKRYLPGSGWRYEVEEIGLKANMTDIQAAIGRAQLRHFPSWQRRRLELVERYDSGLEGIDGIGRPPHPERGTQAWHLYVIRVRPQFGMDRDAFMAGLAERGVDCSVHFIPVHHQPFYRRLLDDPDGRFPAADAAFPEIVSLPLYPGLSDGDVDRVCALVAELRASTNGKGGSEWG; via the coding sequence GTGCCCCAGCTCGACCGCATCCCGTTCGCCCGGACCGAGATCAGCCCGGAGGCCCGGGCCGCCGTGGATCGGGTGCTGGCCTCGGGATGGGTGACCACGGGGCCCGAGGTCGCTGCGTTCGAGGCCGAGTTCGCCGAGTGGGTCGGGGCTGGGCACGCGGTCGCCGTGGCCTCCTGCACCGCGGCCATCGAGCTGGCCCTGCGGGCGCTCCGCCTGCCGCCCGGATCCAAGGTGCTGACCTCGACCATGACCTTCTGCGGCGCGGTGAACGCGATCCTGCACGCGGGCCTGCACCCGGTCCTGTGCGACGTGAACCCCGACACGCTGATGCCGGACGCCGCGACCACCGGACGGGCGGTCCGGGACGCGGGCGGTGCGATCGCGGCCATGGTGGTGGTCCACTTCGCCGGCCACCCGGCGCCCGTCCACGAGATGGCCCGCGCCGCGGGGCTGCCGCTGGAGCGGGTCGTCGAGGACGCCGCGCACGCCCTGGGCACCCGGGTCGGCGAGCAGGAGGTCGGCACGATCTCCGCGGCCACCTGCTTCAGCTTCTACGCCACCAAGAACCTCCCCATCGGGGAGGGCGGCATGGTCACCACGGACGACGCCGCGATCGCGGACCACGTCCGTCGGAGCCGGCTGCACGGCATGAGCCGAGACGCCTGGAAGCGCTACCTCCCCGGGTCGGGCTGGCGCTACGAGGTCGAGGAGATCGGCCTGAAGGCCAACATGACCGACATCCAGGCCGCCATCGGGCGGGCCCAGCTCCGCCATTTCCCGTCCTGGCAGCGCCGCCGCTTGGAGCTCGTGGAGCGCTACGACTCCGGGCTCGAGGGGATCGACGGCATCGGCAGGCCCCCGCACCCGGAGCGAGGCACGCAGGCGTGGCACCTCTACGTGATCCGGGTGCGGCCCCAGTTCGGGATGGACCGCGATGCGTTCATGGCCGGACTGGCCGAGCGGGGAGTGGACTGCTCGGTCCACTTCATCCCGGTGCACCACCAGCCGTTCTACCGGCGGCTCCTGGACGACCCCGACGGGCGGTTCCCGGCCGCGGACGCCGCGTTCCCCGAGATCGTGTCGCTCCCGCTGTATCCCGGCCTGTCCGACGGGGACGTGGACCGGGTCTGTGCGCTGGTGGCCGAGCTTCGAGCATCGACGAACGGAAAGGGTGGTTCCGAGTGGGGATGA
- a CDS encoding NAD(P)-dependent oxidoreductase produces MDWQGEKGSSNGNHANGSKNARRPRQGIRHVLVIGGAGYVGSVLVRKLLDRGHTVTVMDALMYGDHGIRDLYGRPTFRVVEGDLRNVESVVRATNGADAVVHLGALVGDPACALDEKLTMEINLLATRTVAEVARGLAVKRLVFASTCGVYGADDGLLDEESPLNPVSLYSRTKMESERMVLSMSGPDFAPVVLRFGTFYGASPRPRFDLVVNLLVARAVAEGEITIFGGDQWRPFVHVDDGAEAILRCLDVPSDLVRGKVFNVGSDDQNHTLAQIAQTIVELVPGVRIIFEGGRGAAEANYRVSFARIRSQLGFLPHRSLAEGLAEIKEAIEQGVVTDYAEERYSNYKVLTRKGEMLRRSGSLPANVGSGR; encoded by the coding sequence ATGGACTGGCAGGGGGAGAAGGGATCCTCGAACGGGAACCATGCGAACGGATCCAAGAACGCCCGGCGCCCGCGGCAGGGGATCCGCCACGTCCTGGTGATCGGCGGGGCCGGCTACGTGGGATCCGTCCTCGTCCGCAAGCTCCTGGACCGGGGCCACACGGTCACGGTGATGGACGCCCTCATGTACGGCGACCACGGCATCCGGGACCTGTACGGGCGCCCGACCTTCCGGGTGGTGGAGGGCGACCTCCGCAACGTCGAGTCGGTGGTCCGGGCCACCAATGGCGCCGACGCCGTCGTGCACCTCGGCGCGCTGGTGGGCGACCCGGCCTGCGCGCTCGACGAGAAGCTCACCATGGAGATCAACCTGCTGGCCACCCGGACCGTGGCCGAGGTGGCGCGGGGGCTCGCGGTGAAGCGGCTCGTGTTCGCCTCGACGTGCGGGGTGTACGGCGCAGACGACGGGCTGCTCGACGAGGAGTCGCCGCTCAACCCGGTGTCGCTGTACTCGCGAACCAAGATGGAGTCCGAGCGGATGGTCCTGTCCATGAGCGGCCCGGACTTCGCTCCGGTGGTGCTCCGGTTCGGGACCTTCTACGGCGCCTCCCCGCGGCCCCGGTTCGACCTGGTGGTCAACCTGCTGGTGGCCCGGGCGGTGGCGGAGGGCGAGATCACCATCTTCGGCGGCGACCAGTGGCGCCCGTTCGTCCACGTGGACGACGGCGCCGAGGCCATCCTGCGGTGCCTGGACGTGCCCTCCGACCTGGTCCGGGGCAAGGTGTTCAACGTCGGGTCCGACGACCAGAACCACACCCTGGCCCAGATCGCCCAGACCATCGTGGAGCTGGTGCCGGGGGTTCGGATCATCTTCGAAGGGGGCCGCGGCGCCGCCGAGGCCAACTACCGGGTCTCGTTTGCCCGCATCAGGTCGCAGCTCGGGTTCCTCCCCCATCGCTCCCTGGCCGAGGGCCTCGCCGAGATCAAGGAGGCCATCGAGCAGGGGGTGGTGACCGACTACGCGGAGGAGCGCTACAGCAACTACAAGGTGCTCACCCGCAAGGGCGAGATGCTCCGCCGGTCCGGCTCCCTCCCGGCGAACGTGGGGAGCGGGCGCTGA